In the Topomyia yanbarensis strain Yona2022 chromosome 3, ASM3024719v1, whole genome shotgun sequence genome, one interval contains:
- the LOC131687546 gene encoding uncharacterized protein LOC131687546 has protein sequence MDEMKEFKKQERQLRSSIKTIAKFIQGFRREVHERQIEVRLETLENAMRKFYTVRRKIELIIDEEDEKPDLKESAEQRTERLEALAIQREEEFDEAIRVVEEEYFEIKSSPIALRAKSILQPRQVGPIEDVAIPQPSVSRVKLPDIKLPSFSGKVKEWITFRDSFRSLIHNNRQLDDVDKFTYLRSSVTGDAFQEIDSVELSADNYEVAWRILEKRFENKKLIVKAHLDALFAIEPMRRESCDALNTLISEFDRNLQMLAKIGEHPENWSTILAHMVCSRLDAVTIRQWETHHNSKEVPIYDNLMEFLRDQCTVLQSIAPSKSSVDESRRSRLSVTHTSAQSSKRCVFCGESFHIVFRCNKFKSMSVAQRVEDVNRRRLCRNCLSVGHFADCCSRGSCNRCGGKHHTLLHYENTAVVIRPVKPPTPQVQGRPQVAGPQPQQIVPKPQGQTQNTPTQSPTQVKATTSHPVIRTSSQNTHPQSTTDSHVTNTLKTTTQASPRQILMSTAIVRVEDQFGNTSFARTLLDSCSEFCYMTTSFSRRLKFRESPSFLRVEGIGNGSVASTKFVEANIQPRLPSISTFTETMQFHVLPKITRTLPIRPIQVDISLFPSDLVLADPSYGKPGSIDMIIGAECYYDLLTAGRKKLPEDGPTLQDTVFGWVISGKVPEDPNIPRTSSYVTSTADLQELLARFWELETCHVNSTHSVEETACEELFERTTVRDAEGKFVVTLPRKEFAIARLGESKNIAHKRFLNLERRLDANLELKAMYREFIHEYLLMGHMKEIIDESCDDPVYYMPHHAVLKPDSTTTKLRVVFDGSCRTSSGISLNDTLMVGPVVQDDLISIITRFRLHRFALVADVAKMYRMVRVQPSDQHLQRILWRESPEEPIKIFELTTVTYGTASAPYLATKCLTKLGKDSESTHPIAARVIQEDFYVDDMLSGADSIEEANALISEVTQVTNSAGFTLRKWNSNSAKLLSRLPKNLRDERSTLELDSSSSTVKTLGLRWDTSSDSFCFSFPQWRSNSAAITKRSIHSDAACLFDPLGLVGPVVVQAKIFIQQLWRLKCDWDDPLDESLQEVWKEYKQNLMALESLSIPRWIGCSNDWSEVQLHGFCDASEVAYGACLYLRCTALDGTITTRLITSKSRVAPLENLKTKKKKVSIPRLELSSALLLSHLFEKFARIAPVKSAYFWTDSMIVKHWLASQPSRWQAFVANRVSEIQHLTKDGTWNHVPGIENPADLISRGMSPAQLQYQSLWFEGPLWMSQMGQYWPKTVEPVPDQIEPAMLEERPSSSFPTQALPPSDIFGMRSSYTELLRLVALLLRFRFNAQTCNKQSRKTGNISHVELEQAVLVLVRLSQQECFSAELRSLTKNGQVHEGSTINSLRPRLSADGVIRVGGRLLHAPIPASRKHPFILDSHHPFTTLIVRHYHLRLFHTGQQLLIASVREKFWPTAIHSLARKVIHECVACFKRKPKALEQLMADLPPERVTPSSPFLKVGVDYCGPFFISYPNRRTRPVKSYVAIFVCLAVKAVHLELVADLTTQAFLAALKRFVARRGKPQLIVRRRQT, from the coding sequence ATGGATGAAATGAAGGAGTTCAAGAAGCAAGAGCGGCAGTTGCGGTCATCTATCAAAACGATAGCGAAGTTTATACAAGGATTTCGCCGAGAAGTGCATGAAAGGCAAATTGAAGTTCGACTCGAAACTTTGGAGAACGCGATGAGAAAATTTTACACTGTGCGGCGCAAGATTGAGCTGATAATCGACGAGGAAGATGAGAAGCCAGATTTGAAGGAGTCGGCAGAGCAACGAACCGAACGTTTAGAAGCACTGGCAATCCAGCGAGAGGAGGAATTTGATGAAGCTATTCGGGttgtagaggaggaatatttcgAGATCAAGTCTTCTCCCATTGCTTTGCGAGCCAAGTCGATTTTGCAACCAAGGCAGGTTGGTCCCATTGAAGATGTTGCTATTCCTCAGCCTTCTGTTTCTCGTGTTAAGCTACCGGATATCAAGCTACCCTCATTCAGCGGAAAGGTGAAGGAATGGATTACGTTTCGAGATTCGTTCCGCAGCTTGATTCATAACAACCGTCAGCTGGATGATGTTGACAAGTTTACATATTTACGGTCTTCAGTAACTGGCGATGCGTTTCAGGAGATTGACTCCGTGGAACTTTCAGCAGACAACTACGAGGTAGCCTGGAGAATTTTGGAGAAGAGGTTTGAAAACAAAAAGCTCATCGTAAAGGCCCATTTGGATGCTCTGTTCGCGATTGAGCCAATGCGAAGAGAAAGCTGCGACGCTCTGAACACTCTGATCAGTGAATTCGATCGCAACTTACAAATGCTGGCGAAGATAGGCGAACACCCGGAAAATTGGTCGACAATACTTGCTCATATGGTATGCTCTCGCTTGGATGCGGTCACTATTCGTCAATGGGAAACCCACCACAACTCTAAAGAGGTGCCAATATACGATAACCTGATGGAATTTCTACGAGATCAGTGCACGGTATTGCAGTCAATCGCTCCAAGCAAATCTAGTGTTGATGAATCGAGACGTTCACGTTTGTCCGTTACTCATACTTCAGCTCAGTCATCGAAGAGATGTGTGTTTTGCGGTGAATCGTTTCACATAGTGTTTCGCTGCAATAAGTTTAAGAGTATGTCAGTTGCCCAGCGAGTCGAGGACGTGAACCGAAGGCGACTTTGCCGAAATTGTTTGTCAGTGGGTCACTTTGCTGATTGTTGCTCACGAGGATCCTGCAATCGGTGCGGCGGCAAGCATCACACCCTTCTGCACTACGAGAATACAGCAGTTGTCATTCGCCCAGTGAAACCTCCCACTCCGCAAGTACAAGGTAGACCACAGGTAGCAGGCCCACAACCTCAACAAATCGTACCAAAACCGCAAGGTCAGACACAAAACACACCCACTCAATCACCCACACAAGTAAAGGCCACAACTTCACATCCCGTAATTCGCACCAGCTCTCAAAACACTCACCCACAATCCACCACAGACTCACACGTAACAAATACTCTCAAGACTACTACGCAAGCATCGCCGCGACAGATTCTTATGTCTACTGCGATTGTTCGCGTTGAAGATCAGTTTGGAAACACTTCGTTTGCCAGAACTTTGTTAGATTCATGCTCAGAGTTCTGTTATATGACTACTAGCTTTTCGAGAAGATTGAAGTTCCGAGAATCCCCTTCGTTCTTGAGAGTTGAAGGCATTGGTAATGGCAGTGTTGCATCAACAAAGttcgtggaagcaaatattCAACCACGACTACCGTCAATCTCAACGTTTACGGAGACAatgcagttccatgttctaCCGAAGATCACCCGAACTTTGCCTATTCGGCCTATTCAAGTCGACATCAGTCTGTTTCCATCAGATCTTGTGTTAGCAGATCCATCGTACGGAAAACCAGGATCGATTGATATGATTATCGGAGCAGAGTGCTACTACGACCTGCTCACTGCTGGAAGGAAGAAGCTACCCGAGGATGGCCCCACTCTACAAGATACCGTATTCGGTTGGGTAATATCTGGAAAGGTTCCGGAGGATCCCAACATTCCTAGAACTTCAAGCTACGTCACTTCTACAGCGGATCTACAAGAGTTGCTTGCAAGGTTCTGGGAGCTTGAAACCTGTCATGTCAACAGTACCCATTCGGTTGAAGAGACTGCCTGCGAGGAACTGTTTGAAAGAACAACCGTGCGCGATGCTGAAGGTAAATTTGTCGTAACTCTACCAAGGAAAGAGTTTGCCATCGCAAGACTGGGAGAATCGAAAAATATCGCACACAAACGATTCCTTAATCTCGAGAGAAGACTCGACGCAAACCTTGAACTAAAGGCAATGTACCGCGAGTTTATCCACGAATATCTGTTGATGGGCCATATGAAGGAGATTATCGATGAGTCCTGTGATGACCCAGTTTACTACATGCCGCATCACGCAGTGCTGAAACCAGACAGTACTACAACAAAACTACGAGTTGTCTTCGACGGATCTTGTCGTACGTCTAGCGGAATTTCCCTGAACGACACGCTAATGGTGGGACCCGTCGTACAGGATGATTTGATATCGATCATCACCCGTTTCCGACTGCATCGGTTTGCGCTTGTGGCTGACGTAGCCAAAATGTACCGGATGGTTCGTGTGCAGCCATCGGACCAACACTTACAGCGGATTCTTTGGAGGGAATCGCCGGAAGAACCTATAAAGATCTTCGAGCTTACCACAGTCACGTACGGGACTGCAAGTGCACCGTATCTTGCGACGAAGTGTTTGACGAAACTAGGGAAAGACAGTGAGTCGACTCACCCCATTGCCGCTAGGGTAATCCAAGAAGACTTTTACGTCGATGATATGCTGTCAGGAGCCGATAGTATCGAAGAAGCTAATGCATTGATTTCGGAAGTGACCCAGGTAACCAACTCAGCCGGTTTCACACTCAGAAAGTGGAACTCCAATTCTGCTAAGTTGCTTTCAAGACTGCCGAAAAATCTGCGAGATGAACGATCCACTCTGGAGTTAGATTCATCCAGTTCTACTGTGAAAACACTTGGTTTGCGGTGGGACACTAGTTCTGATAGTTTTTGCTTTAGTTTTCCACAGTGGCGATCGAACTCCGCCGCCATTACCAAACGTAGTATCCACTCAGATGCAGCGTGTCTGTTTGACCCGCTAGGATTAGTGGGACCAGTAGTTGTACAGGCGAAGATTTTTATTCAGCAACTCTGGCGTCTGAAGTGCGATTGGGACGACCCGTTGGATGAATCACTACAAGAAGTTTGGAAGGAATACAAGCAAAATTTAATGGCTCTAGAATCGTTATCAATTCCCCGTTGGATTGGTTGCAGTAATGATTGGTCCGAAGTTCAACTACATGGATTTTGCGATGCATCAGAGGTCGCATATGGAGCCTGTCTGTACCTTCGTTGCACGGCTTTAGATGGAACAATCACCACACGTCTCATTACGTCCAAGTCCAGAGTAGCACCACTGGAAAATCTGAAGACCAAGAAAAAGAAAGTATCCATTCCTCGATTGGAACTGTCATCGGCCCTTCTACTCAGTCATCTGTTCGAGAAGTTCGCCCGAATCGCACCTGTTAAGTCGGCCTATTTCTGGACAGACTCGATGATAGTCAAGCACTGGTTAGCATCTCAGCCATCACGATGGCAAGCGTTCGTAGCAAATCGAGTATCGGAAATTCAGCATCTCACCAAGGACGGAACTTGGAACCACGTACCAGGAATTGAAAATCCTGCAGACTTGATTTCTCGAGGGATGTCACCAGCTCAACTACAATATCAGTCTCTGTGGTTCGAGGGTCCCCTGTGGATGTCGCAAATGGGACAATATTGGCCGAAAACTGTAGAGCCCGTACCAGATCAGATAGAGCCTGCAATGCTGGAAGAGCGACCGTCGTCATCATTTCCTACTCAAGCACTGCCACCCAGCGACATCTTTGGAATGCGTTCGTCATACACCGAACTTCTTCGACTTGTAGCGCTTCTTCTGCGCTTCAGATTCAACGCACAAACCTGTAATAAGCAGTCCAGAAAAACCGGAAATATTTCGCACGTTGAATTAGAGCAAGCCGTGCTCGTGCTGGTTCGTCTATCGCAGCAGGAGTGTTTTTCAGCAGAGTTGCGCAGCTTAACAAAGAATGGTCAAGTTCATGAAGGATCCACTATCAATAGTCTACGTCCACGTTTGTCTGCTGATGGTGTAATTCGCGTTGGCGGTCGGCTTCTCCATGCACCGATACCAGCTTCCAGGAAGCATCCGTTCATCTTGGATAGTCATCATCCTTTTACAACTCTAATTGTGAGGCATTATCATCTACGTTTGTTCCACACCGGACAGCAATTGCTGATTGCTTCCGTTCGAGAGAAGTTTTGGCCAACCGCTATTCACAGCTTGGCCAGAAAAGTGATCCACGAGTGCGTAGCGTGTTTCAAACGAAAGCCCAAAGCGTTAGAGCAGCTTATGGCAGATCTCCCGCCTGAACGTGTCACTCCATCTTCACCGTTTTTGAAGGTAGGAGTGGATTATTGTGGTCCGTTCTTCATCAGCTATCCTAACCGTCGTACTCGGCCAGTGAAGAGTTACGTGGCAATATTTGTATGCCTCGCAGTGAAGGCAGTTCATCTAGAGCTCGTAGCAGATCTGACCACTCAAGCGTTCCTAGCTGCATTGAAGCGATTTGTAGCCCGTCGAGGAAAACCACAACTAATCGTTCGTCGGCGCCAAACGTGA